One genomic segment of Clostridium estertheticum subsp. estertheticum includes these proteins:
- the rplO gene encoding 50S ribosomal protein L15 has protein sequence MKLHELKPAEGSKKSPKRIGRGTASGWGKTAGRGQDGQNSRSGGGTRPGFEGGQMPLYRRLPKRGFTNIFAKQYSCINVDRLNVFEDGTEVTQELLVEKRIVRKIHDGVKILGNGNLEKNLTVKVSKLSKAAAEKITAAGGKVEVI, from the coding sequence ATGAAACTTCATGAGTTAAAACCTGCGGAAGGTTCAAAAAAATCTCCTAAGAGAATCGGTAGAGGTACTGCTTCAGGTTGGGGAAAAACTGCGGGAAGAGGTCAAGATGGACAGAACTCTAGATCTGGTGGTGGAACAAGACCAGGATTTGAAGGAGGCCAAATGCCTTTATATAGGAGATTACCTAAAAGAGGTTTTACAAATATTTTTGCAAAACAATACTCTTGTATAAATGTAGATAGGCTTAATGTATTCGAAGATGGTACTGAAGTTACACAGGAATTGTTAGTAGAGAAAAGAATCGTAAGAAAGATACATGACGGAGTTAAAATACTTGGTAATGGTAATTTAGAAAAGAATTTAACTGTAAAAGTATCTAAACTCTCGAAAGCAGCAGCTGAAAAAATTACAGCAGCTGGAGGAAAAGTTGAGGTGATATAA
- the rpmD gene encoding 50S ribosomal protein L30, with amino-acid sequence MAKVKITLVKSLIGRKKEHIATVNALGLRKIRKSVEHEETPQIKGMINKVIYLINVEQV; translated from the coding sequence TTGGCTAAAGTTAAAATAACATTGGTTAAAAGCTTAATTGGTAGAAAGAAAGAACATATCGCTACTGTTAATGCTTTAGGATTAAGAAAAATACGAAAAAGTGTTGAGCACGAGGAAACTCCTCAGATCAAAGGCATGATTAACAAAGTAATATATTTAATAAATGTAGAGCAAGTATAA
- the rpsE gene encoding 30S ribosomal protein S5: protein MKIDPSTLDLKEKVVNINRVAKVVKGGRNFRFSALVVVGDENGHVGVGMGKSVEIPEAIRKGIEDAKKNLVNVAMVGTTIPHTIDGKFGTSVIHIMPGAEGTGVLAGGPVRAVLELSGLKDVRAKSLGSSNPRNVVNATIDGLSRLRTAEDVAKLRGKTVEEILR, encoded by the coding sequence ATGAAAATTGATCCTAGCACATTAGATCTTAAAGAAAAAGTAGTTAACATAAACAGAGTTGCTAAGGTTGTTAAAGGTGGAAGAAACTTCAGATTCAGCGCATTAGTTGTTGTTGGAGACGAAAACGGACACGTTGGCGTTGGTATGGGTAAATCTGTAGAAATTCCTGAAGCAATTAGAAAAGGAATAGAAGATGCTAAGAAAAATCTAGTAAACGTGGCTATGGTTGGAACAACTATTCCACATACTATTGATGGTAAGTTTGGTACTTCTGTTATACACATAATGCCCGGTGCTGAAGGTACGGGAGTTCTAGCTGGCGGTCCAGTTAGAGCGGTTCTAGAATTATCAGGATTAAAGGACGTTAGAGCTAAATCTTTAGGTTCTAGTAATCCTAGAAATGTAGTTAATGCTACTATTGATGGGTTATCAAGATTGAGAACAGCAGAAGACGTTGCTAAATTAAGAGGTAAGACTGTAGAAGAAATTTTAAGATAG